One genomic window of Elstera cyanobacteriorum includes the following:
- the rhaM gene encoding L-rhamnose mutarotase — MDKIAFAMQLKPGNEVEYQRRHDAIWPELSALLKDAGIADYSIFLDPHSLTLFGVLRRADGHGMDRLPEHPIMQRWWAYMADLMETNPDQSPVVRPLPCVFHLD, encoded by the coding sequence ATGGACAAGATCGCCTTCGCTATGCAGTTGAAGCCGGGGAACGAAGTGGAATATCAGCGCCGTCACGATGCCATTTGGCCGGAGCTGAGCGCCCTACTGAAAGACGCCGGGATTGCCGATTATAGCATCTTCCTCGATCCCCACAGCCTCACCCTCTTCGGGGTGCTACGCCGGGCGGATGGGCATGGGATGGACCGGCTGCCGGAGCATCCGATCATGCAGCGCTGGTGGGCCTATATGGCCGATCTGATGGAGACGAACCCCGATCAGTCCCCGGTGGTGCGCCCGCTGCCCTGCGTTTTTCATTTGGATTAA
- a CDS encoding FGGY-family carbohydrate kinase has product MAIAVFDCGKTNLKLCVLDGERLVWSATRPNAPLVAPPYPHADAAGAEAWLREKLTEAAQRFAITDLVPVTHGACAALVTAAGDLALPILDYETPLPEAVAYTAARPDFTETLSPDLPLGLNLGRQIFWLQQQFPAEFARAHWLLTYPQYWAFRLTGRAVSEVTSLGCHTDLWAPGAQHFSSLVTAQGWGGLFPPLAAAGDTVGTITPVVAAQTGLSPDCRVRAGIHDSNASFLRHRLAADGVFSVVSTGTWIIAMSGGGAMPALDPARDCLANVDAFGTPVPCARFMGGREYQRLTNGQGHPNAARAERLAAAGAMILPGFSETGGPFPGRAGEIRAGALSPDDRASLASLYLALMTDVCLDLCGSAGPIQIEGPMAANALYAGVLAALRPAQTVALSEDVAGTLLGAALLAGVDLPPPAAVAVPPLAGAWPAYRQAWRAALDKPA; this is encoded by the coding sequence ATGGCGATTGCGGTTTTCGACTGCGGTAAAACCAATCTGAAACTCTGCGTGCTCGATGGCGAGCGGCTTGTGTGGTCAGCAACGCGCCCGAATGCGCCCCTCGTCGCGCCGCCCTATCCCCATGCCGATGCGGCGGGGGCGGAAGCTTGGCTTCGGGAAAAACTGACTGAGGCGGCGCAGCGCTTCGCCATTACCGACCTTGTTCCCGTTACCCACGGCGCCTGTGCAGCGCTGGTGACGGCGGCAGGGGATCTGGCGCTACCGATCCTCGACTATGAAACCCCCTTGCCGGAAGCCGTCGCTTACACTGCCGCCCGGCCCGATTTTACCGAAACCCTATCGCCCGATTTGCCCCTAGGCTTGAACCTCGGGCGGCAGATTTTCTGGCTTCAGCAGCAGTTTCCCGCCGAATTTGCGCGGGCGCACTGGTTGCTGACCTATCCGCAGTATTGGGCCTTCCGCCTGACCGGGCGCGCCGTGAGCGAGGTGACCTCCCTCGGCTGCCATACCGACCTTTGGGCCCCCGGCGCGCAGCATTTTTCGTCTCTCGTGACGGCGCAGGGGTGGGGGGGATTGTTCCCGCCGCTCGCCGCGGCGGGCGATACGGTCGGCACGATCACGCCCGTCGTCGCGGCACAGACTGGCCTGTCGCCCGATTGCCGCGTGCGCGCGGGGATTCACGATAGCAATGCCTCCTTCCTCCGGCATCGGTTGGCGGCGGACGGTGTATTTTCAGTGGTTTCGACCGGCACATGGATCATCGCCATGAGCGGCGGCGGGGCGATGCCCGCGCTCGACCCGGCGCGCGATTGCCTTGCCAATGTTGATGCCTTCGGAACCCCGGTTCCTTGTGCGCGCTTCATGGGCGGGCGGGAGTATCAACGGTTAACCAACGGGCAGGGCCACCCCAATGCCGCGCGTGCCGAACGGCTGGCGGCCGCGGGGGCGATGATCCTGCCGGGCTTTTCCGAAACCGGTGGGCCGTTCCCCGGTCGGGCTGGGGAAATACGCGCGGGGGCGCTGTCGCCTGACGACCGAGCGAGCCTCGCCAGCCTCTATCTCGCGCTGATGACCGATGTGTGCCTTGATCTCTGCGGCAGTGCTGGGCCGATCCAGATCGAAGGGCCGATGGCGGCCAACGCGCTCTATGCCGGGGTGCTGGCGGCGTTGCGGCCTGCGCAGACGGTAGCCTTGTCGGAAGATGTCGCCGGAACCCTGCTCGGCGCAGCGCTGCTGGCGGGGGTAGACCTACCGCCCCCTGCCGCCGTGGCGGTGCCGCCGCTGGCCGGGGCCTGGCCCGCCTATCGGCAGGCGTGGCGGGCAGCCCTGGACAAACCCGCTTAA
- a CDS encoding LLM class flavin-dependent oxidoreductase, with the protein MVALSILDLVRIREGSDAGTAINHARDLAAHAETWGYTRFWVAEHHNAAGIASAATSIVIGHIAEGTKHIRVGAGGIMLPNHAPYIIAEQFGTLASLYSGRIDLGLGRAPGTDQMTLRALRRAPESADSFPRDVVELQHYLAPAQPGQRLRAIPGAGTEVPLWILGSSLFGAQLAAQLGLPYAFASHFAPGQLLEALEIYRHRFTPSDQCAKPYAMAGVNIIAAETDAEAKRLATTQQMSFTNLVRGRRNLSLPPIDDIESYWTPVEKVQVGQMMARTIIGSPETVRAGLARFVAETGVEEVMIVSDIFDHRLRLRSYEIIASVADSTVPDLAFSTATP; encoded by the coding sequence ATGGTAGCGCTGTCGATTTTGGACCTTGTGCGTATCCGCGAGGGCAGCGATGCGGGCACGGCCATCAACCATGCGCGCGATTTGGCGGCCCATGCCGAAACCTGGGGCTATACGCGTTTCTGGGTAGCGGAACACCACAATGCGGCGGGGATTGCCAGCGCCGCTACTTCCATTGTCATCGGCCATATTGCCGAGGGGACCAAGCATATCCGCGTTGGGGCGGGCGGTATCATGCTGCCGAACCACGCGCCCTATATCATCGCCGAACAGTTCGGCACGCTGGCCTCGCTCTATTCCGGGCGGATCGATTTGGGTTTAGGGCGCGCGCCGGGGACCGATCAGATGACCCTGCGCGCCTTGCGCCGCGCCCCGGAAAGCGCCGATAGTTTCCCCCGCGACGTGGTGGAACTGCAGCATTATCTGGCCCCCGCCCAGCCGGGGCAGCGCTTGCGGGCGATCCCGGGGGCGGGGACGGAAGTGCCGCTGTGGATTCTCGGCTCCAGCCTCTTTGGTGCGCAACTCGCAGCGCAATTGGGGCTGCCCTATGCCTTCGCCTCGCATTTCGCGCCGGGGCAGTTGCTGGAGGCGTTGGAGATTTACCGCCACCGCTTTACCCCATCCGACCAATGCGCCAAACCCTATGCGATGGCCGGGGTGAATATCATTGCCGCCGAGACGGATGCGGAGGCGAAACGGCTGGCGACGACGCAGCAGATGTCCTTCACCAACCTCGTGCGCGGGCGGCGCAACCTTAGCCTGCCGCCGATTGACGATATTGAAAGCTACTGGACCCCGGTTGAAAAGGTGCAGGTTGGTCAGATGATGGCGCGCACCATTATCGGTTCGCCGGAAACCGTGCGCGCCGGGCTGGCGCGCTTTGTGGCTGAAACCGGGGTGGAGGAGGTGATGATCGTCTCCGATATCTTCGATCACCGGCTGCGGCTGCGCTCCTACGAGATCATCGCTTCGGTGGCCGACTCAACGGTGCCCGATCTGGCTTTTTCCACCGCAACCCCCTAA
- a CDS encoding Gfo/Idh/MocA family protein, whose amino-acid sequence MGRKVAWGVLSTAKIGTAKVIPAMQQGAATVIAAIASRDLASAQAAATQLGIPKAYGSYEELLADPAIEAIYNPLPNHLHVPWTLKALAAGKHVLCEKPIGLTAEEAGALIAARDASGKHVAEAFMVRFHPQWRRAREIVRSGEIGEVRAIQTAFSYFNADPNNVRNQADIGGGGLLDIGCYAVATARYIFGAEPERAAALVDFDPAFGTDRLTSGLLAFPGGRQVTFTCSTQLVSYQRVQIFGTKGRLEVEIPFNAPPGYGCSIGIDSGKDHFGSGIRRETVEACDQYTLQGDAFSRIILGDEAQEFGIEDAIANMRALDALARSGKSGGFERV is encoded by the coding sequence ATGGGGCGGAAAGTCGCGTGGGGCGTTCTCAGCACGGCCAAGATCGGGACGGCGAAGGTCATTCCAGCGATGCAGCAGGGCGCGGCAACGGTGATTGCTGCCATTGCCTCCCGCGATCTTGCCAGTGCGCAGGCGGCGGCAACGCAGTTGGGCATCCCCAAGGCTTACGGCAGCTATGAAGAGCTGCTGGCCGATCCCGCCATCGAGGCGATCTACAACCCGCTGCCCAATCACCTGCACGTTCCCTGGACGCTGAAGGCGTTGGCGGCGGGCAAGCATGTGCTGTGCGAAAAGCCCATCGGCCTGACCGCCGAGGAAGCTGGGGCGCTGATTGCAGCGCGCGATGCGTCCGGCAAGCATGTCGCGGAAGCCTTCATGGTCCGCTTCCACCCGCAATGGCGGCGGGCGCGGGAGATCGTGCGCTCGGGCGAGATTGGGGAGGTCCGTGCGATCCAGACCGCCTTTTCCTATTTCAATGCCGACCCCAACAATGTCCGCAACCAGGCCGATATCGGCGGCGGCGGGCTGCTGGATATCGGCTGTTATGCGGTCGCGACCGCCCGCTATATCTTCGGGGCGGAGCCGGAGCGGGCGGCGGCGCTGGTCGATTTCGATCCAGCCTTCGGCACCGACCGGCTGACCTCCGGCCTACTGGCTTTCCCTGGCGGGCGGCAGGTGACCTTCACCTGCTCAACCCAGCTTGTGTCCTATCAGCGCGTGCAGATTTTCGGCACCAAGGGGCGGCTGGAGGTGGAAATCCCCTTCAACGCCCCGCCGGGTTACGGGTGCAGCATCGGCATCGATAGCGGTAAAGATCACTTCGGTAGCGGCATCCGCCGCGAAACCGTGGAGGCCTGCGATCAATATACCCTCCAGGGCGATGCCTTCTCCCGCATCATTTTGGGCGACGAGGCGCAGGAGTTTGGCATCGAGGACGCGATTGCCAATATGCGCGCCCTCGATGCCCTGGCCCGTTCAGGCAAAAGCGGCGGGTTCGAGCGCGTATAA
- a CDS encoding AraC family transcriptional regulator, translated as MELTATYRARLDRVLRYLDENPDGPQDLETLSGIAAFSKFHFQRQFSAFFGVSAGAYGQRLRLLRAAQWLAYYPKRRVLDIALDSGYAGPEAFARAFRQLFGQSPSAFRAAPDWPSWHAATQAIQEVRMTQARRDYSPSDVEIVDFPATPLMVLMHRGDPALLGETIRRFIAWRRAHKLPPQRFATFNLAYDDPATTPPEAYRFGLGVATHQNYPPDDSGLEPLTIPAGRCAKIRHIGPDSGIAGAVLYLYRAWLPQSGLSPRDFPLFFQRVTLFPDVPEAEMVTDIFLPV; from the coding sequence ATGGAGCTAACCGCCACCTACCGCGCCCGCCTGGACCGGGTTTTACGCTATCTCGACGAAAACCCGGATGGGCCACAGGATTTGGAGACGCTGAGCGGCATCGCCGCTTTCTCCAAATTCCATTTCCAGCGGCAGTTCAGCGCCTTTTTTGGTGTGAGCGCTGGGGCCTATGGGCAGCGGTTGCGCTTGCTGCGGGCGGCGCAGTGGCTGGCCTATTACCCGAAACGCCGGGTGTTGGACATCGCACTCGATAGCGGTTACGCCGGACCGGAAGCCTTTGCCCGCGCTTTCCGGCAGCTTTTCGGGCAAAGTCCCAGCGCTTTCCGTGCCGCCCCCGATTGGCCGTCGTGGCATGCCGCAACCCAAGCGATCCAGGAGGTTCGCATGACCCAGGCCCGCCGCGATTATTCCCCGTCCGATGTTGAAATCGTCGATTTCCCCGCAACGCCGCTGATGGTGCTGATGCATCGGGGCGATCCGGCTTTATTGGGCGAGACGATCCGCCGCTTCATTGCCTGGCGCCGCGCCCATAAGCTGCCGCCCCAGCGCTTTGCCACCTTCAACCTCGCCTACGACGATCCCGCCACCACCCCGCCCGAAGCCTATCGTTTCGGTCTGGGGGTCGCGACCCATCAGAACTACCCGCCCGACGACAGCGGTTTGGAGCCTTTGACTATCCCCGCCGGGCGCTGCGCCAAGATCCGCCATATCGGGCCGGATAGTGGTATCGCCGGGGCCGTGCTGTACCTCTATCGCGCATGGTTGCCGCAGAGCGGCCTCAGCCCACGCGATTTTCCGCTGTTCTTTCAGCGCGTGACGCTATTCCCCGATGTGCCGGAGGCGGAGATGGTGACGGATATTTTCCTGCCCGTTTAA